A genome region from Hevea brasiliensis isolate MT/VB/25A 57/8 chromosome 9, ASM3005281v1, whole genome shotgun sequence includes the following:
- the LOC131183369 gene encoding GDSL esterase/lipase At5g55050-like — protein sequence MAKKQNFSSYFLHLAICVVAINPADAYERKLPAIFIFGDSAIDIGTNNFLNSYARANFRYNGIDFPHSKPTGRFSNGFNIGDQLAMRFGFKKSPPAFLYLLNHTSIDFKKKVQRGVNFASAGAGILDETGFKAWNAVIPLSQQIQQFKTVMRNITEVKGPNATAKIIAKSLYIFCVGANEFFDYMRNKSTAPKEQFVASVLSTYQDHLKNVYNMGARKFGIMGVPPIGCCPYARAINEKEGGGDACMQLLNDFAQAFYNSTLILLQRMSSELPELKYSLANVYEMTADFIDNYAFFGFKDVKNACCGLGNYNGELACYEPISPNLCQNRSEYLFWDLYHPSQAAAALLAENLFRGDSRYLTPMNFSQLAEAQVHI from the exons ATGGCAAAGAAACAAAACTTTTCTTCTTATTTTCTCCACTTAGCTATATGTGTTGTTGCCATCAATCCCGCAGATGCATATGAGAGGAAATTACCAGCTATTTTCATTTTTGGGGACTCTGCCATTGATATTGGGACTAACAATTTCTTAAACTCCTATGCAAGGGCTAATTTCCGTTATAATGGGATTGATTTTCCTCACTCAAAACCAACAGGAAGGTTCAGCAATGGCTTCAATATTGGAGATCAATTAG CAATGAGGTTTGGGTTTAAGAAGAGTCCACCAGCTTTTCTCTACCTTCTCAACCACACGTCAATTGATTTTAAGAAGAAGGTTCAGCGTGGTGTGAACTTTGCTTCTGCTGGGGCTGGCATTCTTGATGAAACCGGATTCAAAGCTTGG AATGCAGTAATACCTCTGTCACAGCAAATTCAACAATTTAAAACAGTCATGCGAAATATCACAGAGGTGAAAGGTCCGAATGCAACTGCTAAGATTATCGCTAAATCCTTGTACATCTTTTGTGTCGGAGCTAACGAATTCTTCGATTATATGCGAAACAAAAGTACTGCACCTAAGGAACAGTTCGTCGCTTCCGTACTGTCTACATACCAAGACCATTTAAAG AATGTGTACAACATGGGTGCAAGAAAATTTGGTATTATGGGAGTTCCACCGATTGGTTGCTGTCCATATGCACGAGCTATTAACGAAAAAGAAGGTGGTGGTGACGCATGTATGCAGCTGTTGAATGATTTTGCTCAGGCTTTCTATAACTCAACTCTCATTCTGTTACAAAGGATGAGTTCAGAATTGCCAGAACTCAAGTATTCACTTGCAAACGTATATGAAATGACTGCGGATTTCATTGACAACTATGCTTTCTTTG GCTTCAAGGATGTGAAGAATGCATGCTGTGGACTGGGGAATTACAATGGAGAGCTAGCATGCTATGAACCTATCAGTCCCAATCTTTGCCAGAATCGGAGTGAGTACCTGTTTTGGGACTTGTATCATCCGTCTCAAGCTGCTGCTGCATTGTTAGCTGAAAACCTATTTCGTGGAGACTCTAGGTACTTAACTCCAATGAATTTTAGTCAGTTGGCTGAGGCTCAAGTCCACATCTAG